A single genomic interval of Mobula hypostoma chromosome 7, sMobHyp1.1, whole genome shotgun sequence harbors:
- the si:ch211-39i2.2 gene encoding DNA damage-inducible transcript 4-like protein-like yields the protein MVMMYVQTLGGTGPYSTRTSPTAHEEDGVVQLMKKLLQNSFAGEAITNSKKIKHDENPFERHFSVDNEHLIPTSDMYFVNQSGNDFIFLEEFLEEKTCQHLAKQIEYCLSTSKKSQLQCQELLIPQYMIRRIAQDVVRMAASEPCGLRGAVIYVNLEHENTNKKLGKIVYDSTVIPTFELTLVFKQDNNSWPSLRDFFSIGTCFTHASRRVLKLSPGFRLVKTKLYSSVGPIIEEC from the exons atggtGATGATGTATGTCCAGACTTTAGGAGGCACGGGTCCTTATAGTACCAGGACGAGTCCTACCGCCCATGAAGAGGATGGTGTGGTCCAGCTGATGAAGAAACTCCTTCAGAATAGCTTCGCTGGCGAAGCGATAACAAATTCAAAGAAGATCAAGCATGATGAAAACCCCTTTGAGAGGCATTTTAGCGTAGATAATGAACACCTAATTCCTACTTCAG ATATGTATTTTGTGAATCAATCTGgtaatgattttatttttctgGAGGAATTTTTGGAAGAGAAGACCTGCCAGCATCTCGCTAAGCAGATAGAGTACTGTTTGTCCACTTCAAAGAAATCCCAGTTGCAATGCCAGGAGCTTTTGATCCCTCAGTATATGATCCGACGAATAGCACAGGATGTAGTTCGAATGGCTGCTAGTGAGCCCTGTGGACTGCGTGGTGCTGTGATCTATGTTAATTTGGAACACGAGAATACAAATAAGAAGCTGGGGAAAATAGTGTATGACAGCACTGTCATTCCTACCTTTGAACTGACTCTGGTCTTTAAACAAGATAACAACTCCTGGCCCAGTCTAAGGGATTTCTTTTCCATAGGGACCTGCTTCACACACGCATCAAGAAGGGTTTTGAAACTTAGCCCAGGATTTAGATTAGTGAAAACAAAGTTGTATTCTTCAGTTGGACCAATTATTGAAGAATGTTGA